From the genome of Scleropages formosus chromosome 22, fSclFor1.1, whole genome shotgun sequence:
tgcaaattgtATTGCCGAgatacaatgaaaaaaataaattcaattactGCTATGTTGATAAGTTTACTAGCAAATGTACCTTTACTAAAACTACATACACTATTTAGCGTAAGAAGGAATTGCAGCACTTTaggtgtaaataaagtgtgtaaTAGATATTCTTGCATCACTTTCTCTAACAGACCTCAGACAGCAAGTGTTTTAAACCAAATAATGAGGTTCTTCATGTGGGTCTGAGATGACAGAAGAATGAATTTCATTGCCAAATTTCTCATGCAGGAGATGACTTTGTTAACACGTTTTGGTTCTGATGGGCATCAAAACACAATTTTATACGTTCAATGAGTgttgacaaaacacacacacacacacacacacacacattttcagaaccgcttgtcccttacggggtcacggggaaccggagcctacccggcaacacagggcgtaaggccggagggggaaggggacacacccaggacgggacgccagtccgccgcaaggcaccccaagcgggacttgaaccccagacccaccggagagcaggactgcggtccaacccactgcgccaccgcaccccctgttgacaaaacaatatttattaaataaatcaaattagaTACAACACACTTTGATCTTTCCAAACCTTTCAGTCATCACTGACTTCATCATAACTAACATTAGTGCTTTTCCAGAGGCTTCCTAGAGGAACAGAATTGCATAAACtccattaatttttcattacacTTGTGTTTATTGCATCGATTCAACTCTTCAATGttatgaattaatacatttcctaatgtttttaaaaccttatatcatctgcatttctgcatctgaTGACAATGACATGcagatgtttatttatttatttattttattttttatagagtgctcttctcacacagtgacacagagcgctttaacacagacataaggtaagaaaaacagatacaaacaaagaagacaatcaactaatggctaccataatgaagaacttattacagagctataagtatacctactggccaccggggaaaggaacaaaaactcccaactgaaagttgcgggagaaaaaaaacctctgggggtccacgggccagtggttgcccacccctcctgggcattctagaacataacaatttgtaagccagtgtttaacaagtaattataatgttggtgaatggcatcttggatccccgactcggcatggaacgtcttgatcgtcacggcagatggacatcatcctctgtcagcatggggttcgtctgtcaccactggccagcctcctcaggtcttatgtagcgaggtagtgctcaacaagaagataggacagagttagttaATTTGTTGCCTGCTGTATTGAATTAATAATGGGAAAGTTGTCATGTTGGACATATTATTTGCTCATCAGAGTATGAAATGTTATCTACagtcaaaatcaaaaataaaaaagcatgcTTGTTTTACTAAATTTTCCTCTTGCTATGTGTAAGTTATTTTATGTTCAGAATTTCTTGATATAGTCTATGAGTTCTTttgatgtttcagttttttttattgtattgtaattggttgtgtgtttttcatttgccggaggttatttttcattaaatatttcctgtttggataaatgtaaagacTTCATGGTGACGGTGCTATGAAGACCATACTTATTTTAGCTGCCCATtactaatattttaattatccCGATAGATTCTTCTGATGTTTTTAGACCTTTGTGTAATgtgaattttttcttcttttgcaaTTTCCTGTTCAGGTGCACGAGCTCAGCACGATTAAAACGTTGCTAAGTCAGCGGAAGTGAAAGAGATCATGTCCATGAGCGCTCCAACCCAGCCTGTAATTTTCCCAACTGTTTCCTGACATTTCTCAGCTTCTCGATGCCGTACTCTAACTCAGGGGAAGCGTTCCACAACTGCTCTGTACCCGAAGTCCTTTTCTGCAACATCACCAAAAATGACAGCCAGGGCAAGTTTTATGAAAACTTAGAAGATGCTCTCTTGGATATCCTTGGGCCGAAAAGGTCTTCATTCTTCATTCCCGTTTCCCTCACATACTCGCTCATCTTCATGGTTGGATTGGCTGGGAACCTCCTTACCTGTGCAGTGATTGCCAAGCACCGGAAAATGCAAACACCCACCAATTTCTACCTTTTCAGCCTGGCTGTGTCAGACCTCCTTGTCCTTATTTTTGGAATGCCCCTGGAGACCTATGAGCTGTGGCAGAATTACCCCTTCCCCTTTGGAGAGGGAGGTTGTTACTTCAAGATCTTCCTCTTTGAGACAGTTTGCTTTGCTTCTGTGCTGAATGTGACGGCTCTGAGTGTGGAGAGGTACATCGCTGTGGTCCACCCCCTCAAGACCAGGTATGCCATGACCAACAAGCATGCCTGCCGGGTTATTACCAGTGTGTGGACCATCTCTCTTGTCTGCGCCATCCCCAATACCTCCCTCCATGGGATCTTCTACCTCTATTTACCGGAAAAGGTGGCTGAGTCAGCCACATGCATCCTGCTCAAGCCTCTCTGGATATATAGACTCGTTATCCAGATCACCACTGTCCTTTTTTACTTTGTGCCCATGGCTGTCATCAGTGTCTTATACCTGGTCATCTGCCGGCGGCTGGGTCGAGAGAAGAAGTTACCGGAAGCCAAGGTTGATAAAAACTGCAACtctggcagtagctggaagatCCATCTGGAGAGCAACCGAAGGAGGCAGGTCACCAAAATGCTCAGTGAGTTCTTAATCCTCAGTGTACATACTACTCTTGtttctgatttaatttattacagaGGTCACAGCTGGGTCTCTTCTGACATTTCACTGACAATAGGGTCCACATGTGGCATGAGAAAAATAACACCCTGGTGTGAGCGtaattttctctgctttttattactttctttCTGTAATGTCTGCTTAGTGTTTATCAAAAAAACTGGCAAATGAAGaagtaaaactgaaagaaaGGATAAATGTGCGGTATATAATATTGACCCTGCAAAAATTAGATTTAGATTTAATCCATGTTGTTATACAGAGAACAACAAAAATTTTGCAGTTGGTGCAGTTATTTGATTATTTCTAATCTGAAcagtttttatgaaaaatagaCAGAggacaaatataaacaaaaagtacagttttaaaagttcatggagaaatgaagaaattgagaaatataaggaaacagaagaaaacttCAATTAGCAAAGGTGTGAAAAGGACTAACAAGGCAGAGCCTTGCTTGTTGACATGCTTTCCCTGCTTCTGCCAGACAGCACGGTTTAAACGTTcatcttttcttcatttttacaaaaGTACACTTATTCATAACTCACTTTAATTACTTTGAATCTGAGTGACACCAGCGGTAGAACCCAAAAACGGGATCATATTAGAAATCCGAAGGACAACGTAACAATTGTCATCTGGGACAGGCTTGGGTCAAGAAGTCGAGGAGCGAATGTTGTTCTGCAGGATGATTTGAGGTTAAAGTGGAATTGAGGAGCGAGGGTCAAAGGGGGAACAGGACtaaggaaatgaaaaactggGCTGGGGTAATGAGGAGGGAGCACAAGGTATAGGTTGGCAAAGACAAGGTAGCAGGTTGAGGTTGCAGAGAGGATGTTGTCTCGTTGAGTACCTGGGAGCGGTGGTGTGGCCTTTACCCTCTGTCTTGCGGATTCCCGCTAGGTGCTTGTGTCTGGGGCAGGGTGTGCGGCGTGACAATTATAATGCTTATCAGATTTGGATATTTGTGATTGCAAAGTGTATGGAACGATTCTTCTTTACCACTAccataaaattttttaaaaagagctaTTTTAAAGGCTTTAGTATTTTTCATGCAGCCACAGAAAACCAAGTCTCTTCAGCTGCAGGGAAATATTGATCTTCTGTAGGAACTGAACTCTTAGAAGCTTTCATATTGTACAGGGACCAGTGGTGCTAAGATATACCGGTTGGACATGTAAAAATCTGCTTTGTTTTACATCACCACGAGACAGCAATATAGCAGGCCACTCAGTCGACGGAAAACACTGCTGCGTTCTCGTCTTCACGGAAACATGGCTCAGCGACAACACTCCAGATGCAGCCATTCAGCTAGCCGCGCTAAGTGCACATCGCACCGACAGGATAGCAGCACCGCCTGGTAAGACTCGTGGCGgtggtctgtgtgtttacacaaacaacGAAGGGTGCAAGAATACTATTGTAGTCTCTAGTTACTGTTCATTGCTGGTGGAGTTTATGATCGTTAAGTACCAGCCATACGACCTGCCCAGAGAGTCCACCGCCGTGCTCATTGTCACGGTGTACATTCCACCTGGCGCTAACACAAGGGAAGCGCTAAGCAAACTCTATAGGGCCGTCAGCAACTTAGAGACAGCACATCCTGATGGATTTTTCATTGTTGCCTTGGACTTTAACCACACGAATCTGAAATCAGTGCtgccaaaattccaccagcaAGTTGATTTCGCAACCCGTGGTACAAACACTTTAGACCTTGTTTACAGAAACATTCCTGTGCTTACAAGgctgcaccccgcccccacctcGGCTACTCGGACCACATCACTGTTATGCTAATCCCAGCCTACAGACCACTCCTGAAATGTGCCAAAGCAGTCCTGAAACAGGTGAGAACCTGGTCTGAGGGAGCCATCACAGcacttcaggactgctttgaacacacagactgctAGATGTTCAGAGAGACTGCGACATACCATAGCACCACAGACTTAGAGGAATACACAGAATCATTGactggctacatcagcaagtgtacagatgatgtgacttcaagaccatcaccacatGTGCAAACCAGAAACTGTGGATGACTACTGAGGTGCACTTGCTGCTGAAAACCAAAGACACTGCCTTCAGGTCTGCCGACAAGGCAGCCTACCTGGCCAATCTGTCCCGGGCTATCAAAGAGGCGAAACGCAACTATGCAGGAAAAATACACCGTTACTTCCTAAATTCCAAGGGCACAAAGTTCAGTTCAGGCCATCACGGACTACAAagctacatcacttgtctgtgatggtgacGCCTCGCTCCCAGACACATTGAATAATTTCTACATACGGTTCGAAGCACGGAACAATATGCCAGCAAGTAAGaccaccccaactcccaccgACCGGGTACTACCGGGTCTGTCTGCAGTAGATGTCAGGAAGGCTCTGTCCATAGTTATCCCACAGAAAGCTGCAAAtcctgacaacatacctggcCAGGTACTCAGGAAATGTACTGTTCAGCTTGCACATGCCCTCacagacatctttaacatatTCCTGAGCCAGGCAGgtttccctgtgtgcttcaagacgGCCACAatcatccctgtgccaaagaaatcatcggtgtcctgtctgaatgactacCAACCGGTTGCACTCACtcctatcatcatgaagtgctttgaggggctagtcatgaaacacataaagaacagtcttcccaccacactggacccagTATGCCTACCATCCCAACCATTCAACAAaagatgccatatctgctaccatccacctttctctgacccatctggacaaaaagaacaactatgtaaggatgctgttcattgacttcagttcagcattcaccATAATCTTCCCTCAGAAACTAATAAttaagctgagcctgctgggtctgactacctcccattgcaactggatcctggactttttgactgggagaccccagtccatcaggATCAAcagctccacctccagcaccaccacactgaacaccagcgctccccagggctgtgtgctcagtccactgctgtttaccctattgactcatgactgtgctgcaaagtacagttcaaataatatcatcaagtttgctgacgacactacagttgtgggcctcatcaacaacaatgatgagtcagcatacagagaggaggtgaaccatcTCGCAGAATAGTGTGAATATAACAATCTATCtcttaatgttgataagactaaagagatgattgttgacttcaggaggacccgagtAGATTACTCACCACCGCACATAAAAGTTCCAAGTTTCTTagtgtgcacatgacagaggacctctcctggactctcaacaccacctacctagccaagaaggcccagcagcgccTCCACTTCctacggaggctgaagagagccaaactcccccctcccatcctcaccaccttctacagggGGACAATAGAaagcatcctgaccagctgtctcgcCGTGTGGTATGGAAACTGCACAGCCTCCAACCCCAAGACCCTACAGTGaattgtgagaacagctgaaaagatcatcggagtccTTCCACCCACCATCGACACCTCATATAAAAActgctgcatccgcaaagccaccagtatTGTGGATGACCTCTCttacccctctcatggactcgtcgccctgttgccatctggcaagAGGTACATGAacatccgtgccaccaccagcagactctacaacagtttcttccctgaggcagtcagattactcaacaccctactgcctcccaacgctcacctggcacagtcaaacagctaacccagcatgactccatacactacaaactgtcTACAGTTTACAGCCTGTGTCCGCGTCCACATAGTGGCCTGTATATCTaattactgtcttgtactcttgttctgtgttgcaccatggtctctggagaaacgacatttcattccactgtatacagcctatatagaggaatgtcaataaaaacaacttgaacttgaacacaaccagatttattgttattgcataAAAGGGCACACTGTGATTAGTTAGGCTTTTCATATGAACCTCCAGCATTTTTAGAAGAATTTACATGTTTGGACCCATTGTTTCAGTGAGTGTATATTGAGTTTTTGATTGAATATGGTTTTGTACATTGAAATAGACTGTCCTGGAGGTTGTAaatgaaagtattaaaaaagaCAACAGGGCTTAGTGAAAAAAGAATATGCACACTGAgcaaaattttataaatatttttaatgtattaactTTGAGTATTAAAGTACTAAAAACATATGGCTGCACATTGCTAAAGACTGTGATCAAGGGATTAAGGAGCAGCTCCAGTCACAAACAGCAATTGACTTGATTGACTTGATCTGAACTTTGTTCACATTACAGAAGCACATGGATGAAATGGCAAAtaatacagtagtaataatagaaTAGTAAAGTTATATGAACTAAACTGAGCAAAGCTGATTTTCATGAGAGTATTGAACTCAAAAAAGGACCAGAAACTTTTTGCTGATGCTTAAAATTAACGAAATATGTCTTACTTTCTAATATTGAATTTCCTCCTGGGcatcaatgaaatatttatctatctatctatctatctatctatctatctatctatctatctgaaaatgttgtgttttgtgtcattaaGGTTGAACTAAAGAATTTTTGTTAGACATGCATAAATGCAACCTGCATAGATAAGACTAATGTTCAGTTTTGATTTATATGACAATAGGCACTGTGGTTAAGAGCATCAATTTACCAGCTCCTTGAAGAACCCTATTGTTAGACTGTTTTGAAAGATAGAAGTCTGGAGGAGTTGCTCCAGCAAGATATAGGGCTACAAAAATCAAGataaaaattttggataaagattTTATCTAAGTAACGATGATAGcacacagcagtaaaaataacattttcagtctgctgatacttttactgaaaattttacttttgtggTCTATACTCGTGTCATACAGACGGGCTGGAAACAGAAGGTCAGgtaatggacccaagtgcgagTTGGCTTTATTTCAGGACAGATTTGCTGGGACAGACGAAAActgtggtcagggacaggtgagggTCATTCTAGGCGCAGACGTCAGTAATCAGGCGAAACAGGACTCAGTAATTAGGTGAACATGCGAgcgtcagaagccaggagatcagCACACAAAGCATAAACAAAGGCAAGGAGTAAACGCTGATTTTGCACAATCCACACAAggaggcatttgcaagaatccgtAGCCTTGTGTGGTCACGGAACTCCCTTTATACCAGGCTGGGTTAACAAACTGCAGGTGTGGTCGCTTGGCTTGATCCCAGGAGCGTGACAATTAACATGACGTGTGCTATGGGTGAAGAATACCTGGGATCAGGTAAATGAGTGGCAACAGTTCTtgacaaactgtattttgatGTCTTACACATGGGCAAGCACCGACTTGTCCTAATGCTCTCCCTGCATCATCTCCAGCTTCTGGCAGCACAACAATAAAACTGCATACATCTTAACTGTTGCTTAACCTGTCATTGCAAACCACTTTTCCCTCCAGGTTTATGAGCTGCTGTCTCAGGTTTATCCCACTCAGCCATTGAATGATCCTTGAGTGTTTGATGCATTGACTTTCAATGCTGGACAGCAGTAAACAACTCTTTGTGCACTTGTCTCCTTCGTCATCTAGCTGTTGTGGTGATAGTCTTTGCCATCTGCTGGGCCCCCTTCCACCTGGACCGGTTGCTATGGAGTTCCATCACACAGTGGA
Proteins encoded in this window:
- the nmur3 gene encoding neuromedin-U receptor 2, with protein sequence MPYSNSGEAFHNCSVPEVLFCNITKNDSQGKFYENLEDALLDILGPKRSSFFIPVSLTYSLIFMVGLAGNLLTCAVIAKHRKMQTPTNFYLFSLAVSDLLVLIFGMPLETYELWQNYPFPFGEGGCYFKIFLFETVCFASVLNVTALSVERYIAVVHPLKTRYAMTNKHACRVITSVWTISLVCAIPNTSLHGIFYLYLPEKVAESATCILLKPLWIYRLVIQITTVLFYFVPMAVISVLYLVICRRLGREKKLPEAKVDKNCNSGSSWKIHLESNRRRQVTKMLTVVVIVFAICWAPFHLDRLLWSSITQWTDTMHTVYQYVHILSGALFYLSSAVNPIIYSLLSSRFREHFHELMCRKTKGGSSPPFSKPQKSSSALMVQCRSTRGLGPSFISSCWVNEDETTYM